A region of the Vanrija pseudolonga chromosome 2, complete sequence genome:
AGGATGACAACAGTCTTCTGGCCCTTCTTGATAGAACCAGACTCGACAGCCTTGACAAAcgagtcctcgtcgtcaaagaCACGGGCCTTGCCGGTGAACTGGAGACCCTCCTTGCCGGTGATCTTGGCGACCGAACCTCCGGGGGCGAGGTTTCCCTTGAGGATGCGGATGTGGCCAGTGGCCTTGATGGGGTCGGAGACGGGGCGGATGATGTCCTGGCCCTCCCAGAGCTTGGAGTGGGTAGCCATCCACTCCTCGCAGTTCTCGCCGAGGGTCTTGCCGGTAACGGTAAGCTGGTCGCCGGTCATGAGGCCCTCCTTGATGAGGTAGTGGATAACCGAGGGGGTGCCACCAATGGTGTTGATGTCCTCCATGACGTACTTGCCCGAGGGcttgaggtcggcaaggAAGGGGATGCGGTCCGAGACGCTCTGGAAGTCGTCAATGGTGAGGTCGATGCCGACCGacttggcgatggcgatcAGGTGGAGGACGGCGTTGGTCGAGCCACCAAGAGCCATGGTGAGGACCATGGCGTTCTCAAAGGCCTCGCGGGTCATGATGTCGCGGGGGAGGATGTTCTtctcgaggaggttgagcaTGTACTTGCCGACCGAGTCGCACTCCATCAGCTTCTCGGGGTACTCGGCggggaacgacgacgagccggggAGGGCCATGCCGAGGGCCTCGGTGGCCGAAGCCATGGTGTTGGCAGTGTACATGCCACCGCAGGCACCAGAACCGGGGCAGGCATTGCGGATAGTCTCGTAGCGGAtctcctcagcctcgggGGTCTGACCCTCCTGGAGGTAACGGCCGTAGGCCTGGAAAGCCGAGACAAtgtcgacctgctcaacgGGGCGGCCAGTGGTTCCACCACCGCAGTGGCCGGGGCGGATAGTACCACCGTAGACCATGAGTCCGGGGCGGTTAAGACGGCCAAGAGCGATGAGGGTACCGGGCATGTTCTTGTCACAGCCGGGGATGACGACCATGCCGTCGAGCCagtggccgccggcggcggtctCGACCTGGTCGGCGATGAGGTCACGCGACTGGAGCGAGTAGGTCACTGCAGAGTGAGCGCAGCTCTGGCAGCCGAGACGTAGTTGCTACTCACTGCCCTGGGTGCCCATCGAGATACCGTCCGAGACACCGACAGTGCCGAACTGGTAGCCAGTGATGCCGGCCTTGGTGA
Encoded here:
- the ilvD gene encoding Dihydroxy-acid dehydratase — translated: MINPTKALSGAAARRHLSSSATANAGLNRYSAKITQPKQQGASQAMLYATEGIDNIEDLAKPMVGVASVWYEGNPCNAHILGLGQRVKKSLTKAGITGYQFGTVGVSDGISMGTQGMTYSLQSRDLIADQVETAAGGHWLDGMVVIPGCDKNMPGTLIALGRLNRPGLMVYGGTIRPGHCGGGTTGRPVEQVDIVSAFQAYGRYLQEGQTPEAEEIRYETIRNACPGSGACGGMYTANTMASATEALGMALPGSSSFPAEYPEKLMECDSVGKYMLNLLEKNILPRDIMTREAFENAMVLTMALGGSTNAVLHLIAIAKSVGIDLTIDDFQSVSDRIPFLADLKPSGKYVMEDINTIGGTPSVIHYLIKEGLMTGDQLTVTGKTLGENCEEWMATHSKLWEGQDIIRPVSDPIKATGHIRILKGNLAPGGSVAKITGKEGLQFTGKARVFDDEDSFVKAVESGSIKKGQKTVVILRYLGPKGGPGMPEMLKPTSLIMGAGLGYDVACLTDGRFSGGSHGFVIGHVVPEAQVGGPIALVQDGDVIAIDAEANSISVDVSDEELARRKEKWVAPPLKVSKGTLYKYAKLVSDASHGCVTDL